A DNA window from Selenomonas sp. oral taxon 126 contains the following coding sequences:
- a CDS encoding peptidase U32 family protein translates to MLLHRKSVELLAPAGTWDAMTAGIAAGADAVYLGGKHFNMRLHEGDFNFDDERLKEAVAYAHAHDVELYITLNNLISNEELPALRDYLAYLDEIRPDAILVQDFAVLELVHEMGITVPLHTSVMMNTHNEHAIEKLKEYGITRIVVGREMTLSELALFRARTGIEVEYFMHGDMCISESGQCIHSGVLFGQSGNRGRCMKICRWPFSLIDENTGEVLDADSPGPYKLALKDMCMYRSIPALIQAGVYSFKIEGRMRSPEFIGRLVSTYRKAIDTYIADPNGYTTDEEGWRTLYENRVRDYTTTFAFGQPTAVDIGMTGEREPRFFSQAVEEAGFADEVLRAECPIEKENAPSRHLSVRVGTVEAARAAVDAGADTIYVGGEAFRPHRPWKLTDYADIVRYAAGRTRVVVNTPRTTMRRECGELEQFFAALNDLGVDGLLVGNLGTLKLARTLTKLPVQADHSFNIFNHLAVTFLKENGLTMATASYELSFQQLREIVENAVLPIEAVVHGAYESMICDYNFPAMSLPNYSDLAAPELLDRLYAFRDEAGGVHSIRIDQYGRNHIYFAKDLALYPYLEKFSGLGSYRIEAQDYTAEQTAVIVRIYRAALDRLAAGSDGYRAEDFDRLTEIAPRPLGIGTYRFRQSRNSI, encoded by the coding sequence ATGCTGTTACACCGTAAATCCGTCGAGCTGCTTGCCCCCGCCGGCACATGGGACGCCATGACCGCAGGCATTGCAGCAGGTGCGGATGCCGTCTATCTCGGCGGCAAACATTTCAATATGCGCCTGCATGAGGGCGATTTCAACTTTGATGACGAGCGCCTGAAGGAGGCAGTCGCCTATGCGCACGCACATGACGTGGAGCTCTATATCACGCTCAACAACCTCATCAGCAACGAGGAGCTGCCCGCGCTGCGCGACTACCTTGCCTATCTCGATGAGATTCGCCCCGACGCGATCCTCGTGCAGGATTTCGCCGTGCTCGAGCTCGTACACGAGATGGGCATCACCGTTCCCCTGCACACGTCCGTCATGATGAACACGCACAACGAGCACGCGATCGAAAAGCTCAAGGAGTACGGCATCACGCGCATTGTCGTCGGCAGGGAGATGACGCTCTCCGAGCTGGCGCTCTTCCGCGCGCGCACGGGCATTGAGGTCGAGTACTTCATGCACGGCGACATGTGCATCTCCGAGAGCGGACAGTGCATCCACTCGGGCGTGCTCTTCGGACAGAGCGGCAACCGCGGGCGCTGCATGAAGATCTGCCGCTGGCCGTTCTCCCTGATCGACGAAAATACGGGCGAGGTGCTCGACGCGGACAGCCCCGGCCCCTACAAGCTCGCGTTGAAGGATATGTGCATGTACCGCTCCATCCCCGCGCTCATACAGGCGGGGGTCTATTCGTTCAAAATCGAGGGGCGCATGCGCTCGCCCGAGTTCATCGGACGGCTCGTCTCCACCTACCGCAAGGCGATCGACACCTACATCGCCGACCCGAACGGCTACACAACGGATGAGGAGGGCTGGCGCACACTCTACGAGAACCGCGTGCGCGACTACACGACGACGTTCGCATTCGGTCAACCCACCGCTGTCGACATTGGCATGACGGGCGAGCGCGAGCCGCGCTTCTTCAGTCAGGCAGTCGAAGAGGCGGGCTTTGCCGACGAGGTGCTGCGCGCCGAGTGCCCCATCGAAAAGGAGAATGCCCCGAGCCGCCATCTGAGCGTGCGCGTCGGCACCGTGGAGGCAGCGCGCGCGGCAGTGGACGCAGGTGCGGACACGATCTACGTCGGCGGCGAGGCATTCCGCCCCCACCGCCCGTGGAAGCTCACGGACTACGCGGACATCGTGCGCTATGCGGCGGGGCGCACGCGTGTCGTCGTGAACACGCCGCGCACGACCATGCGGCGTGAGTGCGGCGAGCTCGAGCAGTTCTTCGCCGCGCTGAACGATCTCGGCGTGGACGGTCTGCTGGTCGGCAACCTCGGCACGCTGAAGCTCGCGCGCACACTCACGAAGCTGCCCGTGCAGGCGGATCATTCGTTCAACATCTTCAACCACCTCGCCGTCACCTTCCTCAAGGAGAACGGACTCACGATGGCGACCGCCTCCTACGAGCTGTCCTTTCAGCAGCTGCGCGAGATCGTCGAGAACGCCGTCCTCCCCATCGAGGCGGTCGTCCACGGCGCATACGAGTCGATGATCTGCGATTACAACTTCCCCGCGATGTCCCTGCCGAACTACAGCGACCTCGCCGCGCCGGAGCTACTCGACAGACTCTATGCATTCCGCGACGAGGCGGGCGGCGTGCACTCCATCCGCATCGACCAGTACGGGCGCAACCACATCTACTTTGCGAAGGATCTCGCGCTCTATCCCTACCTTGAGAAATTCAGCGGACTCGGTTCATACCGCATCGAGGCACAGGACTACACGGCGGAGCAGACGGCGGTGATTGTCCGCATCTACCGCGCCGCGCTTGACCGCCTTGCTGCAGGCAGTGACGGCTATCGGGCGGAGGACTTTGACCGCCTCACGGAGATTGCGCCGCGCCCCTTGGGGATCGGCACCTACCGTTTCCGCCAGAGCCGCAATTCCATTTGA
- a CDS encoding NADH-quinone oxidoreductase subunit A: MGEFGSLGIFLVVALLFPVMALGPAFLLQPKQPSPQKYIPYECGVDPIGSPYVQFRAGYFLYALLFIVFDIETVFLYPWAVEFQMLGLFALLEMFVFVGILALGLGYAWRKGDLSWR, from the coding sequence ATGGGAGAGTTTGGAAGTCTGGGAATTTTTCTCGTGGTGGCGCTGCTGTTCCCCGTCATGGCGCTCGGTCCTGCGTTTCTCTTGCAGCCGAAGCAGCCGTCGCCGCAGAAATACATCCCCTACGAGTGCGGCGTCGACCCGATCGGCTCGCCGTATGTGCAGTTCCGCGCGGGGTATTTCCTCTACGCGCTGCTCTTCATTGTGTTTGACATCGAGACGGTGTTCCTCTATCCGTGGGCGGTGGAGTTCCAGATGCTCGGGCTGTTCGCGCTGCTCGAGATGTTCGTCTTCGTCGGGATTCTCGCACTCGGACTCGGCTATGCGTGGCGAAAGGGGGATCTCTCATGGAGATAG
- a CDS encoding NADH-quinone oxidoreductase subunit B yields MEIADRVPESLRHNVFVVKLDELLRWAHASSIWPLSSGLACCAIEMMSTATARFDLARFGYEVFRPCPRQADLLIVAGTLTWKMADPIVRLYEEMPEPKYVIAMGACTIAGGPFADSYAVVPGVDEILPVDVYIPGCPPRPEALIDGMLKLREKILHPERVAAERAYRAEQAAAKAVNA; encoded by the coding sequence ATGGAGATAGCGGATCGCGTTCCCGAAAGTCTGCGGCACAATGTCTTCGTGGTAAAACTCGATGAGCTCCTGCGCTGGGCACATGCCAGCTCCATCTGGCCGCTCTCCTCGGGGCTTGCTTGCTGTGCAATCGAAATGATGAGTACGGCAACAGCGAGGTTCGACCTCGCGCGCTTCGGCTACGAGGTGTTCCGCCCCTGTCCGCGTCAGGCGGATCTGCTCATCGTCGCGGGTACGCTGACGTGGAAGATGGCAGATCCGATTGTGCGCCTCTACGAGGAGATGCCCGAGCCCAAATATGTGATCGCAATGGGGGCGTGCACGATTGCGGGCGGCCCCTTTGCGGACTCCTATGCGGTCGTGCCGGGCGTGGATGAGATCCTGCCCGTGGATGTCTACATTCCGGGCTGCCCGCCGCGCCCCGAGGCGCTGATCGACGGGATGCTGAAGCTGCGTGAGAAGATTCTCCACCCCGAGCGCGTGGCGGCAGAGCGCGCGTACCGGGCAGAGCAGGCGGCAGCGAAGGCGGTGAACGCATGA
- a CDS encoding NADH-quinone oxidoreductase subunit C, producing MRNDYLSAEALAGIKLAFPNADYDAETERPVLYIGADELLALLAFLRDDSNLQLTRMENVTAVDWKDRFEMVYHLFSPVHMHWLTVKVTLPHDAPVVPSATAVFPGVEFEEREVYDLMGITFTGHPDLRRVFHRDDFVGHPLRKDFVPPPPPNIPRIRKEGY from the coding sequence ATGAGAAATGATTATTTATCTGCGGAGGCACTTGCCGGCATCAAGCTTGCCTTTCCGAATGCAGACTATGATGCAGAGACGGAGCGTCCCGTCCTCTATATCGGTGCGGACGAGCTGCTTGCACTCTTGGCGTTTCTGCGCGACGACAGCAATCTGCAGCTGACGCGTATGGAGAATGTGACGGCGGTCGACTGGAAGGATCGTTTCGAGATGGTCTACCATCTCTTTTCACCCGTGCATATGCACTGGCTGACGGTGAAGGTGACGCTGCCGCACGATGCGCCTGTTGTTCCATCGGCAACGGCAGTATTCCCCGGTGTGGAGTTCGAGGAGCGCGAGGTCTATGACCTCATGGGAATCACGTTCACGGGACATCCCGATCTCAGGCGCGTGTTCCACCGCGATGATTTCGTCGGGCACCCGCTGCGCAAGGACTTTGTCCCGCCGCCCCCGCCGAACATTCCGCGCATTCGGAAGGAGGGGTACTGA
- a CDS encoding NADH-quinone oxidoreductase subunit D — protein MVRSETYTLNMGPQHPSTHGVLQVQLELDGERIVKATPIMGYLHRGIEKLLEDRTYVQGLPYTDRLDYISAMNNNFGYALAVEELAGIETTPRAEYIRVIMAELNRINSHLIFIGTLANDLGASTGMLYCFRDREKILDIFNLVCGARQTFHYIRIGGVKEDLTPEAEVLIRAFLDEVPVFLEEYNKLLTGNEIFVRRIVGTSPLTTEQALSFNMTGPNLRATGLAFDLRKVDGYSVYDDFDFDIPVGKNGDNWDRYMVKLSEIAESAKIIRQAIDGLPEGDYMAKKVPKVIKPPKGEVFSRTEGTRGELGFYIVSDGTTKPYRIHIRRPSFVNMQGLDAMCRGMFIGDSVAAYSSIDPIMGEVDC, from the coding sequence ATGGTCAGAAGCGAGACCTATACGCTCAACATGGGGCCGCAGCACCCCTCGACGCACGGTGTGCTGCAGGTGCAGCTGGAACTGGACGGCGAGCGCATTGTAAAGGCGACGCCGATCATGGGCTATCTGCATCGCGGCATCGAAAAGCTGCTCGAGGATCGGACGTATGTGCAGGGGCTGCCCTATACAGATCGCCTCGACTACATCTCTGCGATGAACAACAACTTCGGCTATGCGCTTGCGGTTGAGGAGCTCGCGGGCATCGAGACGACGCCGCGCGCGGAGTATATCCGCGTCATTATGGCGGAGCTGAACCGCATCAACAGTCACCTTATCTTCATCGGGACGCTTGCAAACGATCTCGGCGCGTCGACGGGCATGCTGTACTGCTTCCGCGACCGCGAGAAGATCCTCGACATCTTCAACCTCGTCTGCGGCGCGCGTCAGACCTTCCACTACATCCGCATCGGCGGTGTGAAGGAGGATCTCACGCCCGAGGCGGAGGTGCTGATCCGCGCATTTCTCGACGAGGTACCTGTATTCCTCGAGGAGTACAACAAGCTGCTGACGGGCAACGAAATCTTCGTCCGCCGCATTGTGGGCACGTCCCCGCTGACGACGGAGCAGGCGCTTTCCTTCAATATGACGGGGCCGAATCTGCGCGCAACGGGGCTTGCCTTCGACCTGCGCAAGGTGGACGGCTACAGCGTCTACGATGATTTTGACTTTGACATCCCCGTCGGCAAGAACGGCGACAACTGGGATCGCTATATGGTGAAGCTGAGTGAAATCGCCGAGAGTGCGAAGATTATCCGTCAGGCGATCGACGGTCTGCCCGAGGGCGACTACATGGCGAAGAAGGTGCCGAAGGTCATCAAGCCCCCGAAGGGCGAGGTGTTCAGCCGCACGGAGGGCACGCGCGGCGAGCTCGGCTTCTACATCGTCAGCGACGGCACGACGAAGCCCTACCGCATCCACATCCGCCGCCCCTCGTTCGTCAATATGCAGGGGCTCGACGCGATGTGTCGCGGCATGTTCATCGGTGACTCGGTCGCCGCGTATTCATCCATCGACCCGATCATGGGCGAAGTGGACTGCTGA
- the nuoH gene encoding NADH-quinone oxidoreductase subunit NuoH → MELSFLGAIALTLRAAVYSVVPIPFVVDLVMTFVGIAILLGIISMAAIVFTYAERKICAFIQVRIGPNRVGGRFGLLQPIADMLKLMSKEDIMPAGADKVVWALSPALLFVPAALVYAFFPFDAGAVLADVNVGVFLLFAVSGQAVLPFLMGGYASNNKYSFIGGMRIVGQMLSYEAPLLFSLLGVVMLTGSLRLDDIVQMQANSSWFIFMQPLAFIIFLIAAVAETNRTPFDLVEGESEIIAGPFTEYSGMRWALFFLAEYANLLTAAILATTFFLGGYSGPSFLPGFVWFGLKAVLMVLLIMWFRWTFPRTRVDQILTFGWKVLVPLSILNVFLTGIGMYLVGIV, encoded by the coding sequence ATGGAACTTTCTTTCTTGGGAGCGATTGCGCTCACGCTGCGCGCTGCTGTTTACAGTGTTGTGCCGATCCCGTTTGTGGTTGACCTTGTCATGACCTTCGTCGGCATCGCAATCCTGCTCGGGATCATCTCGATGGCGGCGATTGTCTTTACCTATGCGGAGCGCAAGATCTGTGCGTTCATTCAAGTGCGCATTGGTCCGAACCGCGTCGGCGGACGCTTCGGTCTGCTTCAGCCGATTGCGGATATGCTGAAACTGATGAGCAAGGAGGACATCATGCCCGCCGGTGCGGACAAGGTGGTCTGGGCGCTCTCGCCCGCGCTGCTCTTCGTGCCTGCGGCGCTCGTCTATGCGTTCTTCCCGTTCGATGCGGGCGCGGTGCTCGCAGACGTGAACGTGGGTGTCTTCCTGCTGTTCGCCGTCTCGGGACAGGCGGTGCTGCCGTTCCTCATGGGCGGCTATGCGTCGAACAATAAATACTCGTTCATCGGCGGCATGCGCATCGTCGGGCAGATGCTCAGCTACGAGGCGCCGCTGCTCTTCTCGCTGCTCGGCGTTGTCATGCTGACCGGCTCGCTGCGTCTGGACGACATCGTGCAGATGCAGGCAAACAGCAGCTGGTTCATCTTCATGCAGCCGCTCGCGTTCATCATCTTTCTGATCGCGGCGGTCGCGGAGACGAACCGCACGCCGTTCGACCTCGTGGAGGGCGAGTCGGAGATCATCGCGGGGCCGTTCACGGAGTACTCGGGGATGCGCTGGGCGCTGTTCTTCCTCGCGGAGTACGCGAACCTCCTGACGGCGGCGATTCTCGCGACGACGTTCTTCCTCGGCGGCTACAGCGGCCCGTCGTTCCTGCCTGGCTTCGTCTGGTTCGGGCTGAAGGCGGTGCTCATGGTGCTGCTCATCATGTGGTTCCGCTGGACGTTCCCGCGCACGCGCGTGGATCAAATTCTCACCTTCGGCTGGAAGGTGCTCGTGCCACTCTCGATTCTCAACGTCTTCCTGACGGGGATCGGGATGTATCTCGTCGGTATTGTCTAA
- a CDS encoding 4Fe-4S dicluster domain-containing protein — protein MFGKGLLTGMSVTWKHLWGKKETFCYPEEKLPMTDNFRGGNLAMDWRVCIGCSMCANACPNKALDLEIVQDAKKKRHMKSYVHKSGRCLYCNLCVEVCPVNTLVWDKDYAISTWSKETMTHDAMTDKDRADLEEFLAQVEVEAAEEKAKKEAAAKAKAEAAAKAKAEAEKAAAENPETAEKAAAKPAEKPAAAKAPAKAESKEGGTA, from the coding sequence ATGTTTGGAAAAGGCCTCTTGACAGGCATGAGCGTCACGTGGAAGCATCTCTGGGGCAAGAAGGAGACCTTCTGCTACCCCGAGGAGAAACTTCCGATGACGGATAATTTCCGCGGGGGCAACCTCGCGATGGACTGGCGCGTCTGCATCGGCTGCTCGATGTGTGCGAACGCGTGCCCGAACAAGGCACTCGATCTTGAGATCGTGCAAGATGCAAAGAAAAAACGTCACATGAAGTCCTATGTGCACAAGTCCGGACGCTGTCTCTACTGCAATCTCTGCGTGGAGGTCTGCCCCGTGAATACGCTCGTCTGGGACAAGGACTACGCGATCTCCACATGGAGCAAGGAGACCATGACCCACGATGCGATGACGGACAAGGATCGCGCGGATCTGGAGGAATTCCTCGCGCAGGTCGAAGTCGAGGCGGCGGAGGAAAAGGCGAAGAAGGAAGCCGCTGCCAAGGCAAAGGCGGAGGCCGCCGCGAAGGCAAAAGCCGAGGCGGAGAAGGCGGCGGCGGAGAATCCGGAGACGGCTGAGAAAGCTGCTGCGAAGCCCGCAGAAAAACCTGCGGCAGCGAAAGCACCTGCCAAGGCAGAATCGAAGGAAGGAGGGACGGCATGA
- a CDS encoding NADH-quinone oxidoreductase subunit J family protein, with protein sequence MSIVFYFLAAVTIIGALGVVLSPNVVHSALFLVLSFIGVAAIYFYIGAEFLGAVQLMVYSGAVAVLIIMAIMLTRRDSMAQSNPSQKLFRRVVTGLLAGGFFFLMGLGIVLSPLPDGALATPTGAQEIARLMLGTYVLPFEIVAVLLLVAMVGALVLARGGDTA encoded by the coding sequence ATGAGTATCGTATTCTATTTTCTAGCGGCAGTGACGATCATCGGCGCACTCGGTGTCGTGCTGTCCCCGAACGTCGTGCACAGCGCGCTCTTCCTTGTGCTCTCCTTTATCGGTGTGGCCGCGATCTACTTCTATATCGGTGCGGAGTTCCTCGGCGCGGTGCAGCTGATGGTCTACAGCGGGGCGGTCGCCGTCCTCATCATCATGGCAATCATGCTGACGCGGCGCGACTCGATGGCGCAGTCGAACCCCTCGCAGAAGCTCTTTCGCCGCGTGGTGACGGGGCTGCTCGCGGGCGGGTTCTTCTTCCTCATGGGACTTGGCATCGTGCTCTCACCGCTGCCGGATGGGGCTCTTGCGACTCCGACAGGGGCGCAGGAGATTGCGCGGCTGATGCTCGGCACGTACGTCCTGCCGTTTGAGATCGTGGCGGTGCTGCTGCTCGTCGCGATGGTCGGGGCACTTGTCCTTGCGAGGGGAGGGGATACGGCATGA
- the nuoK gene encoding NADH-quinone oxidoreductase subunit NuoK: MIGLPDLLFVAAVLFCIGLYGLLTRRGIIPILMCVELMLNAVNINLVAFDRFYAHNMEGQLMALFSIAVAASEIAVGLALAFRLYQIRFTTNVDELDTLRD, translated from the coding sequence ATGATTGGACTGCCAGATTTGCTCTTTGTCGCCGCCGTGCTCTTCTGTATCGGACTTTACGGTCTGCTCACGCGGCGCGGCATCATCCCGATTCTCATGTGCGTGGAGCTGATGCTCAATGCGGTGAACATCAACCTCGTCGCATTCGACCGCTTCTATGCACACAATATGGAGGGACAGCTCATGGCACTCTTCTCGATTGCGGTCGCCGCGTCCGAGATCGCCGTCGGGCTTGCCCTCGCATTCCGCCTGTATCAGATCCGCTTCACGACGAATGTCGATGAACTGGATACGCTCAGAGACTAG
- the nuoL gene encoding NADH-quinone oxidoreductase subunit L, which yields MFTFALTHAYLIPLFPALAFLIIGPFTRQEKNLSAAIAITMMSLAFAFSVFVALATVNYQITMNDPYVMKTLWAQIGDVKLTMGVLIDPLTAMMLVIVTLVSLLVYIYSVSYMEHDEGMGRFFAFISLFSAAMLGLVVSVNFLQLYVFWEGVGLCSYLLIGFYYHKVSAREAAKKAFITTRIGDFGMLVGILLVQMTFGTMDFIELRMLVPPYVLVAGTGFLTVIGLLLFMGPIGKSGQFPLHVWLLDAMEGPTPTSALIHAATMVAAGVFLVARAFFIFSESPFVMDFIAGLGAFTALFAAIIAVTQRKFKSVLAYSTISQLGYMMLAVGVGAFSASMFHLMTHAFFKAMLFLCAGAVMHALHDETDITKMGGLWKKMPLTFAAMLIGVLAISGIPPFSGFFSKDEILAAVMHASTPLYVMATVTSFLTAFYMARLLIVAFLGESRSKYEAHEVDAFMRWPMIMLALLTIVSGMWGYFGDFAVWINAGVPHHAPIDWTVAGTSTVLALIAFATAYQIYGRHSLRAAMRARSFGFLYRVIYNKFYIDELYGYFRERLVYGTALVLRWVDEKIFDNIMIGLGAYALATSDLLTESANGQAQRYVVVFYTGVLILLCYALYWAVQIIAYWGGAFR from the coding sequence ATGTTTACATTTGCACTCACGCATGCCTATCTGATCCCGCTCTTCCCCGCACTGGCATTTCTCATCATCGGACCGTTCACGCGGCAGGAAAAGAATCTCTCCGCAGCAATTGCGATTACGATGATGTCGCTCGCATTTGCGTTCTCCGTCTTTGTCGCGCTTGCCACCGTGAACTATCAGATCACGATGAACGATCCGTATGTGATGAAGACGCTCTGGGCACAGATCGGCGATGTGAAGCTGACGATGGGCGTGCTCATCGATCCGCTGACGGCGATGATGCTCGTCATTGTGACGCTGGTTTCGCTGCTGGTCTATATCTACTCCGTGAGCTATATGGAGCACGACGAGGGGATGGGGCGCTTCTTCGCGTTCATCTCGCTGTTCTCGGCAGCGATGCTCGGACTCGTCGTCTCGGTCAACTTCCTCCAGCTCTATGTCTTCTGGGAGGGCGTCGGACTCTGCTCCTACCTCCTCATCGGTTTCTACTATCACAAGGTATCCGCGCGCGAGGCGGCGAAAAAGGCGTTCATCACGACGCGCATCGGCGACTTCGGTATGCTCGTCGGCATCCTGCTCGTGCAGATGACCTTCGGCACGATGGACTTCATCGAGCTGCGCATGCTCGTGCCGCCGTACGTCCTCGTCGCGGGGACTGGCTTCCTGACGGTGATCGGACTCCTGCTCTTTATGGGGCCGATCGGAAAGTCGGGTCAGTTCCCGCTGCACGTCTGGCTGCTCGACGCGATGGAAGGCCCCACGCCGACCTCCGCGCTCATCCATGCGGCGACGATGGTCGCGGCGGGCGTATTCCTCGTCGCGCGTGCGTTCTTCATCTTCAGTGAGTCGCCGTTCGTGATGGATTTTATCGCGGGGCTCGGCGCATTCACCGCGCTCTTTGCAGCAATCATCGCCGTGACGCAGCGAAAGTTCAAATCCGTGCTCGCGTACTCGACCATCAGTCAGCTCGGCTACATGATGCTCGCCGTCGGTGTCGGGGCGTTCTCCGCGTCGATGTTCCACCTCATGACGCATGCCTTCTTCAAGGCGATGCTCTTCCTCTGTGCCGGTGCCGTCATGCACGCGCTCCACGATGAGACGGACATCACGAAGATGGGCGGCCTGTGGAAAAAGATGCCGCTCACCTTTGCCGCAATGCTCATCGGCGTCCTCGCCATCTCGGGCATCCCGCCGTTCTCGGGCTTCTTCTCAAAGGACGAGATCCTCGCGGCGGTCATGCACGCGAGCACCCCGCTCTACGTGATGGCAACCGTCACGTCCTTCCTCACGGCGTTCTACATGGCGCGCCTCCTCATCGTCGCATTCCTCGGCGAGAGCCGCAGCAAATATGAGGCGCACGAGGTCGACGCGTTCATGCGCTGGCCGATGATCATGCTCGCACTGCTCACGATTGTGAGCGGCATGTGGGGCTACTTCGGTGACTTTGCCGTCTGGATCAATGCGGGCGTACCGCATCATGCGCCGATTGACTGGACGGTCGCGGGGACGAGTACCGTGCTCGCGCTCATCGCGTTTGCGACGGCGTACCAGATCTACGGACGGCACAGCCTGCGCGCGGCAATGCGCGCGCGGAGCTTCGGCTTCCTCTATCGCGTCATTTACAACAAGTTCTACATTGACGAGCTGTACGGCTATTTCCGCGAGCGGCTCGTCTACGGCACAGCGCTTGTGCTCCGATGGGTCGATGAGAAGATCTTCGACAACATCATGATCGGCCTCGGTGCGTATGCGCTCGCGACGAGCGACCTGCTCACGGAGTCCGCGAACGGACAGGCACAGCGGTACGTTGTCGTGTTCTATACGGGCGTTCTGATTCTTCTGTGCTATGCCCTCTACTGGGCGGTTCAGATCATCGCCTACTGGGGAGGTGCTTTCCGATGA
- a CDS encoding complex I subunit 4 family protein yields the protein MMTFPILSVILLTPLVAALIIALLPGRLHDTIRQLSALAMMVATILTLFVYADYDMARGGMQYTEYIPWITDLGVAYSLGVDGISLPMLLLSSVVGLAAIYSSWNIEKRVKEYFVLLLIVIAGVSGAFLVRDLFFFLVLCEMVVIPAYLMVLIWGSSERVSKEHAAMKMTIFLLVGSAFMLLGVLLLYVSAYESGMRTFDFEALAAAALMGHISWEVQITAFFLLLVGFGSHLSMFPFHIWSPDGYAGAPTAISMINAGVLKKIGGYALIRIGFFILPLGAKFWAPVIAVLAMINVIYASYIALAQRDIKYMIAYSSVSHMGYVLLGFAALNVVSVSGAVAYMVAHGIMLALFFSQVGYVYEKTELRSVGDLWGLAHHMPHITVGFMLAGLCSLGLPGLIGFIPEFTIFVGIIEVYPVIAVIAVSGIIFTAFYVLRMLARVLFGPRVERFAKFPDERRIDIVPLVVLGVFLVGFGVFPGLLMNVVDTGVAPLAPLFELIQDAPTILGGGH from the coding sequence ATGATGACGTTTCCGATTCTCTCGGTTATCCTCCTGACCCCGCTTGTGGCGGCGCTCATCATTGCACTGCTGCCGGGGCGGCTGCACGACACCATTCGTCAGCTCTCGGCGCTCGCGATGATGGTCGCGACCATCCTCACGCTCTTTGTCTACGCGGACTATGATATGGCGCGCGGCGGGATGCAGTACACGGAGTATATCCCGTGGATCACGGATCTCGGCGTCGCTTACTCTCTGGGCGTTGACGGAATCTCGCTGCCCATGCTGCTCCTATCGAGTGTCGTGGGACTTGCCGCAATCTACAGCTCGTGGAATATAGAGAAGCGTGTGAAGGAGTATTTTGTGCTCCTCCTCATCGTCATTGCGGGCGTGTCGGGGGCATTCCTCGTGCGTGACCTCTTCTTCTTCCTCGTACTCTGTGAGATGGTCGTCATTCCAGCGTACCTGATGGTGCTCATCTGGGGCTCGTCGGAGCGCGTGAGCAAAGAGCACGCGGCGATGAAGATGACGATCTTCCTCCTTGTCGGCTCGGCATTCATGCTGCTCGGTGTGCTCCTCCTGTATGTGAGCGCGTACGAGTCGGGGATGCGCACGTTCGATTTCGAGGCACTTGCTGCTGCCGCACTCATGGGACATATCTCGTGGGAGGTGCAGATCACGGCATTCTTCCTCCTGCTCGTCGGCTTCGGCTCGCATCTCTCAATGTTCCCGTTTCACATCTGGTCACCCGATGGCTATGCAGGCGCCCCGACGGCAATCTCGATGATCAACGCGGGCGTGCTGAAAAAGATCGGGGGCTACGCGCTCATCCGTATCGGCTTCTTTATCCTGCCGCTCGGTGCAAAGTTCTGGGCACCCGTGATCGCCGTGCTTGCGATGATCAACGTCATCTATGCGTCCTACATTGCACTCGCGCAGCGCGACATCAAGTATATGATTGCGTATTCATCGGTTTCCCACATGGGCTACGTCCTGCTCGGCTTTGCGGCGCTGAACGTCGTGAGTGTGAGCGGTGCGGTTGCCTACATGGTGGCGCACGGCATTATGCTCGCGCTCTTCTTCTCGCAGGTCGGCTATGTCTATGAGAAGACGGAGCTGCGCAGCGTCGGCGACCTCTGGGGACTGGCACATCATATGCCGCACATCACGGTCGGCTTTATGCTCGCGGGGCTCTGCTCGCTCGGGCTGCCGGGGCTGATCGGCTTTATCCCGGAGTTCACGATCTTCGTCGGCATCATCGAGGTCTATCCCGTGATTGCCGTGATTGCCGTCTCGGGCATCATCTTCACGGCATTCTATGTCCTGCGCATGCTCGCACGCGTGCTCTTCGGGCCGCGTGTGGAACGCTTTGCGAAATTCCCCGATGAGCGCAGGATCGACATCGTGCCGCTTGTCGTGCTCGGTGTGTTCCTCGTTGGATTCGGTGTGTTCCCTGGACTGCTCATGAATGTCGTGGATACGGGGGTTGCCCCGCTCGCGCCGCTCTTTGAACTGATTCAGGATGCGCCGACAATCTTAGGAGGTGGGCACTGA